tacaaaacatcgcacactttcaggtgatgtgcagtggcctcaattatggcaagaaagtgagattcaagttgttgtacgtatgcaaaagctacttctgatggcacagtgagattcccaaaaagtttgcagGGGAAGTGGTATGCTTttagcattgtgaaatactggtgggtacccttaagcgtctcactgtcgtctttcagtaactgtgggcaactgcaaccgtcacatgcattccgaaggaagtgtttgatgagaaaaccagctacctaatatgcagcggagtcatcgataatatgggagtgaatgtttgtcgcaagttcagagagatcgtctagagcgggaaagtcgtcaggctgtggctgtgcacactcctcattatccacaagagacgcactggtgagggagaatggcgagagctgctcttggaggaggtcacattcatcatcctcgacatttccgtattctgacagcttgaagagttttcttgtgcagatgtgcttcaggccacaaataaattgtgctacattagggttggtgttgcaaccctgtttttgcctaatgtggccaaatatgttctccagagaatcctgttgaagcctgcgtgttaacaggtattcaaaattgtaatttttggagaggtcgtcccatagttgacaaattgcctgaattgtaatttgccaacctacgatggtttgtggttgacgtctgccaacaaactgccatgatgcaatccagggaagctggcctcggaggaagtcaatcagctctgaatcatttttcatgattgcatgccgcagcttttgcgaagttctttttttactcgagctgttcaaggcatcgaaaatcctgtccgtacgatcacaaaattgagctgtagtgatggccgaggcaggcagcaccttcgcatgcaccattgccgtgatagcaatcgaaactgatgcactgaggacctgagttgctctgctgaccttcatattagaaaaaggtttctgatgaacgtgcccttcagtcaactttggagccaatcgcaaccacatctcatgtgaggattggtaaatgcttacaatgtgcgaccagttaacgatgtcatccccagtgtataacttgtgtgcttggacgttgcgcgttgttttaattaaatgcagAACAtcaaaatgtaatatacccgctcaccattaacttcaaaaaaaggctttgctacagtcactcttagttggttagcgagacttacatttgaactgccctggtcacaaatgactgctttcactgcaatattaatgctcctaagctccaaaatgagtgacaccagcaagttatccataacagatgatggtgttgatgtgtgccctatagtaaaagcaaccggttgaacccactttctcgaaacgccaacaagaagaaaaaccagtgctcgatcagcgatggttgaagtgcgatgagtgccatcatctgtaaaaccctggacaacgtctattgcagcatcatagtacaaattccttttgagtgctatttcgtcgaaaactaaagcgcacactcggtcccgttcattccaagcttgagtatttgttgcaatggaagaaaggattcctggaattatgcctggagtcatctttacattagctcctccttaatgaacgccgggagggcaaagaaaaatatggagccagaaatcggtatgctcgcggacctcggaagtttaagtgaagagcgaacttcttgaaccacacgggaaactgcttgcccttgcgtttgggcctcaagcgaacatgtgcagaaagaagtttaaaaacctcctcggtgacgtgcggtcggataacttcaagggcctttgaagtcgatgacggtgcttggtgaggctgtctccgcagtcttttgatagttttccgctgtgctgctactttggcttgcagatgtttaatggtttgcttgtacttcattgatggagacattgtcgctggcacacaggaacgcactgcaataaacaaaaaaatggatgtaaaaaaaataaaagcgaagaacaactaatcccatacgagcacttccCTCGCcgtttcagacccaaggtgcacaactttctgtggtgcaaagttttcgattccactacctaaaaacaaaccattcacaatgttgacaatgcacacaaaaaaaaatgaaaatcactgagagcccacccttacattttgtaagtgcacacgtagtgtccttttgaggatagtttcctcagaatgtcctaaacataaaatagcacattaaaaacagctgcaataaaagcatagtcaccattttctctagggcactcaggcgtggagctgttggcggagacgtcttctggagggtcttgtgaagcttgttcagtgcctcggacagtgctgtcggaacaatcttgcgagcggcctgcggaagtctctatatcaatccactctggtgttgaagtgaacatacaacttaccggtcacacaagttccttttgtgacagctgaacgactggttaaggttttctccggcaagacgaagccagcagaattttttttcaccagctacaagggagctgccacctgcagaggtttggtcaacagtcaatttgggtaaaaaaaaagaaatcgcgacactgaacgcaccctgttcatcggggcacctcaatgtgtgcgagccgctttttgaagcctctaccgcaggtcctgaagaaatgaaattacgacaatgtgtcagtaagaggcttaaaataacacaaactgaatctcatccgcaccttgcagcgCAGCTtttgcagccatgtcacagtcactacttgaagcgatgctcagagaacctgcatatatgtgcagttggtacaagttacaaagcttgtagcatggggaaacttaaacagctctttcaaacgcataaattggtcgaacgtggaagaaaagagaaggcaccaactaggaaacaagtaatttgtgatttttggaattatcaacagtgacagctttcactgatgaaaggtatacgtacatgtgcactcaggcttgaagataacgtgaaatagccctttaaagtctttcataacaagttgcgcaggtccagagcatcaaaaaacgacagaaatgtaaagctgctgttaggaaggtaatagcccacaattcacaaaatttaagacttttcaagtgttacttctatagtgaggtttctccatcggctacaaagatcttcacggttaactgtcgccactgattcaatacaagtggctgctattgcacatatttgagtttcagtcaatcacatggtgcagctggttgcacactgggaacagccattcttgtaagccttgtgtgcccagggtctatgaaactttgagcagtaaaatggtcgctacaaaccctgtacgttgcgtacaatgggctggccggcttactcaggagatcatcgcgtccagcatactgcatccatgctttcatcctgcattggcaatgaactatcagctgaaaggagaagtgcttgaatagtgattttttattgttaccctcactaagcaagtacgaacagtaagcctaaagacatgcaaaccatacaaaagctttaacacacctgccgtcccgtggtatgcggaagaaactcgtcccaggcttcttgtgggttctgccattgttgaagcaccacgatacacagcagtagctgccgtagcttggaccgccggacggcatggcatcagcgcaaTCTGaagttagtaagtggatgcttcgctgtcaaattacgaaaaagatatgtgcacgtcataagtgtaccagcaaacccctttgaatgattagctaatcgatgcacaatacaaaaccagtgatacatctctgacccataaaactctgacttacaaagatatacgtcaagaccacgtacaaagatattcagaagtttccaggccgctatcccttgtaatgcaatggtatcgcggcctagGAACTTTAGAACAtcttcgtacgtacgcagtatcagcagtacattgggaagaaaaattgtagttgaaatttatgcggtaaaattatattggaaacgttaaaaaaatttgtgagcagcttgcactagtggcacaaggctagcgaaaaaacgaagatgatggccacttggctagtccagatttgcctccggcacaccaagaattattcgtgttccgagccttcgggaaacgcgtcgtgaagcatgcgaggcccagcgaatgattctcaatattttgcaccgagtcaccgagcctatgaccttgctgcccagctatgctcagcgcacagacgctcgcgtccgtggcagacgcagcacgcgtcgcctcggcttgacgccgtgccgcctttgctatactgcatacgttgcacaatgttcccgtctagccgccgcatagagccccaaactttctttttagcgaacctcccagtccttacaagcttcagaaaaaggttacaactgcgtgaatgagacgccacgtaagaaacaaactcgcacacacgaagcgcaacgtgtgtgtgtgtgcatctttctatgtttgttgcatggtgtcttgttcgcgcaggcgtaaccgttttctgaaaaaatgacccaacaagaccaacaacatgtcattcaacaagctccgcttgaaaacgtgcctcacctgttatctcacgcacaaaaacgccgacgcagccgacgtggacgaaagcgacgaaagcttctcgctgtcagtcatgcatgggcttgtcgctgggtagatggtgtttatgacagtacggctgaagaaaaattatCGCGTAAGGTGTGgtgaataaatcgtttttatgtatgaagaacatactaaatttgggcgtataattattaatttgtgaaaacaattttgttgcattcattataactgtttttttttgcgcttgcgccctccgacgtttggtgagagcactatttcgttacgtagtcgtgacgcacttcctgaggccaggtttcgcggagtgtccgctcttgtcttcttctttctctatgacgTAACGTCGTATTGGTATCCTATAGTAGAGTATGAAGTACTCTAAATTGCGAACAACTTCATAGACACAGCTCCAGGGATTCAAGAAGTGTGAGGTCTCATGAGACGACTTCAGACTAACTCTCCCATAGTTCAGTACTAAGTACTCAAAATTCTTAACCGCTCTTTCAGAGTTGCCAGTGATGGCTACTTTTCGCCAAATTCCCGATTTTCATAGACCCATGGCGATATAAAATTACGAATGGACCCATGGCAATTTTTTTGGTAATTTTCGTTCTATACGTCGACTGAGTTATTCATTCCATACCCAACGTCTTCAAAACGAAAGGGTGACAACATTTTCCGCCAATTTTCGTAGTTTTGAGCCCGTTTGTATAAGGTGCGCTTTACGCCCAATTCAGCACGTCTGTCCCGTTTCTCGTGCACATGTCCTCAATTCACCTACAGATCCTTAAGGCGCTGGCGCACAGGTGCGCCCGCCAGCAATCTTCCAGCAAAACTTATACCGGCTGACTGCTTCGCGTGCCGCGAGGCGGTGGTGGTATAATAAAGCTTTTAGGTACTTTGAACACTTTAAGCTTCTTTAAAGCTTCGCTGCTGAATGAGCTAGGGGACGATTAGGCTGCGTGTTCCAAGCACAGCCTCTCTTGCCCTGAATAGCTTGACGACTTCCTAATTCCTGCAGTATCCCCTGTTTGGTATGTAGAAGTGGGCAAGCCTTAAGAAACTGAACTGAGGTGACTGTGTAGCGTAAGCAGGACCACCCTGAAAGCGTGGTGTGGCATTGCGACGGTTACGCCTACTTTCGAATTTATATCCGTTGCTTTGTAATTAGGTTGTTTAATTATGGTACACACGATTTCACTTCTATAAAATTCTCCTAAGTTTTCAGGAAGGCTACGCACGCAGTCCCTCTCTTGTTAAGTGCCTGATTCGCCCTTAATTGGTGCAACTGAAGCCACGGCAAACTTTTGTTATGATGCGCCAGCATTCAGGAATGCTGCTAATGCATGCATGCCCTTTTCAGTGCTTCCATAGTGAAGCGGCTGATGCGACTGGCATTGAAATACCTCATCATACTACAGGGATTATGAACGGTACTGTACACTACGGGGTTATACATAATTGGCATGCGCTTTTACTAGAGCCCGTTACACATATGTACAGTGGCGAAATTTTggcgaaacttgaaaaaaagaaagtggcgaGTTTTGACGATTTTCCACTCGTCGGTTGGCGAATTTGACTCGAAAGTTGGTGACAACCCTGCACTCTTTCTAAGTGAATGATCAATGACACGAGTCTTATCGTAACTGTTTACAGCTAATGGATCTCCCATAGTACAGTGTCTATAGTTCTCTAAAGCGTTCACAATTTATTCTAAATACATACTGTTGGTAGGTTCTAATGAATATCGTTCGAGACTGAAACACcttattgctctcccatagtagagttcaTCGTACTCTAAGTCGTCGaacatttattctaaacacataCATGTGATCTTGCTAGTAAATCTGTGGTCTTTTCTACCCTGCTGGCGACAATGCTATTCCTTTGGTGTCATAGCGACTTTTTGGGGACTTCATTCGCGGTAGAGCTCAGAACAGTGTTgttgatttctttctttttttatcggcGAAGTCGCCAGGACGCATGCTGAAAGTCGTCAGTTTTAGCGAAAAGTCACTGCTTTATTATGAGAAGAATGATAACTTTTctcggcatttttttcttttcagtttgcACTCTTTGAATTAATACTTAAAGAATATTTTGAATCACTTTCTGTGGTGGCGAGTGGGATCAACAGTCGTAGTATGAAAATGCTTTCAAGTGTAATGTGGGGAAATTTTCCGTACGCCACGGTTTGCCCGCTTTGCGAAGGTACCAAAATTTTATCAAGGG
This genomic interval from Rhipicephalus microplus isolate Deutch F79 chromosome 10, USDA_Rmic, whole genome shotgun sequence contains the following:
- the LOC142774760 gene encoding uncharacterized protein LOC142774760, with amino-acid sequence MPSGGPSYGSYCCVSWCFNNGRTHKKPGTSFFRIPRDGRMKAWMQYAGRDDLLSKPASPLYATYRVCSDHFTAQSFIDPGHTRLTRMAVPSVQPAAPCSLSIASSSDCDMAAKAALQGPAVEASKSGSHTLRCPDEQGGSSLVAGEKKFCWLRLAGENLNQSFSCHKRNLCDRPLARLFRQHCPRH